The stretch of DNA TCCGGGCAACAGAGCAGCTTCACAAATCCATGCGCCGCGCCCATACACATGGCTTTCCCATGGTCGGCAAACGGATAGGACGCCGTCAGATACGGAATCGCCTCGTCGTGGCACTGCCGTTCGCTCATTCCCGCCACCGCAACCTGCGGTTCGGTGAAGACGACTTCCGTGTCCAACCGGTGATCGATCACCCGCGCGGGCTCATTCGGATGCGTCGCGTTGAATGCTGCCGTTTCGCCTTGCTGAATCGCCAGATGCACGATGGGAGTGAGATCGTTGACATCACCTACGGCAAAGATGTGCGGCTGTGACGTCCGCATATCCCCGCCAACCACCAGCCGGCCATCAACCATACGTACTCCGGCGGCCTCCAGATTGAGCCCTTTCAGGTTGGGGCGACGACCGAGGGCTTGCAAAATAGTCTCGGCCGATCGCGTGTGGACAACACCACCTTGCAGAAAATGCACGGTCCTCTCAGATGGGGTGGAGGTCACACGTTGGAATGACACGCCGGTAATGACATCAATCCCCTCGCCCCGAAAAGCCTCCGCCAGCGCCTGACCGATATCTTCATCCATATCGGACAACAACGTCGTGCCACGTTGCAACATGGTGACCTTCGTTCCAATACGCGCAAAAAATTGCGCAAACTCGACGGCGACCAGGCCTCCACCCAACACCAGGAGCGACACCGGCGGGCGACGAACATCGAGCATCTCATCGCTGGTCAGGTAGCCGGCCTCGTCCAACCCTGGAATAGCCACGTTGGCCGCGCTCGACCCAGTGGCAATAACGAATGTGCCGCCTCGAATTTGAACCTCTCCGGCACGAATATCGTGCGGGGAGAGGAACTCGGCGCGGGACTCATATAAGGTGAACCGCGGGTCTCGTAGCGCGGCGATGCGATAGTCCGCAAACTCTTGAACCAATCGGTTCTTGCGATCGACGATGGCGGAGAGATCTGCTTGGGCAGTGACCGGATTCAGTCCGAACTCACGCGCACGCTTCATCAGAGCCATGATCTCAGCCGAGCGCAGAATCGTTTTGGTCGGCATGCACCCCCGCAGAATGCACAGTCCCCCGAGCGGACCCTGATCCACGATGGCCACATCGGCGCCCGCATCGCGAGCCGTCCGAGCAGCAGCATAACCGGCCGATCCGCCCCCGATGACTACGACATCGTGTCGCCGTTCAGGCATGTGAGAGAGTTGTGATGACATTCCCGGTCCGATAGACTATCTCGCAGGCACGAATTTGTAAGGATACACTATGATGAAACCGGGTCGCTATCGTCACTACAAAGGGAATGACTATGAGGTGCTGGGCGTGGCTCGGCATTCCGAAACCGAGGAGAAATATGTCGTCTATCGGCAGCTCTACGGAGCAGGCGAACTGTGGATCAGACCGCTGGGCATGTTTCTCGAGTCTGTGACCGTCGGCGAGACCGTTGTCCCTCGATTCCGGCGGTTAGAGGAAGGTCCAGCGTGAGAACGTCGCGGCCTGTCCCTGGCGACGCCCGGCTGCGTCGATGACGCTCCATACAATCGCGCTTTCGATCAGGAACCGTCGCCCGCTGTGTGAAATTCTGACCCCGCGGTAATTGTCCACATACCCCTTCGCGCGCGCACGTTCGAGCATCCACTCTCGCTCGGCACGATTCACAGCTTCTGCCGTCAGGCGGGACGGAGTTTGCAACAACAACTCCCACGTGGTCTCCCACAAGGTCAGCGCGAGATGCGATCCGTAATTCAGGATCGGATCCTCCTGCGTGCCGTGTGAGACCACCACAACAGGCGCCATGAACAACGCATGCGCCTGCTCCTCAGGCCCTCCGGTCCGTGGCATCAACTCCCGCCCGACCCAGTGGCGATAACTGTTCAAGAGCAGTTGGGACCATTCGACGACCGACGGCTGACTCCACACCTGACTCGGATCGTCCATGGCCCCCTCAACGGAATAGGTCGACGCGATATATTTCACGTATGACTGACTTGCCGGTACTAGCACGCCGCCCCGTTCCATGCCAAGCAGGTTATGCAGCGCGTTTTCTCAAATGACGAACAAACAACGCCTGCCCGGTACTTCCCATCAAAGTCATGACCAAATCGCCGCGTTGCAGGACGGTCCCGTCCGCCATCGCCTCAGCCTGTTGTGTGATGACCTTGCAAGCCCAGGTCTCTACCGTCTCATCGTGCGCCTTTGCCTTGAGGAGAACGCGGCCTTTTCCCTCAACTCGATACATCATGTCCGACGGCACAGCCTCAAACAGCTGGTCCGGATCGCCCGAGATGGGCCGGAGAGAGTGGGCCGACTTGGCCCCGCCCTGCTGGGAGTAGTGAAAGACCTGATAAGGAAATAAATACGGGGCTTGTGGGTTTCGGAACCGATACGATGAGTCGAAGGCGACCAGTTGCCAATTTCCGAGCAGATCCTCTGCCGCGCAGGCCCGAGAAGACGGCCCGTGACCGGCGAGCCCGATTCGTGGCAGCGACTTTGCCACAGCATGGTCTTTGGCCTCGACCGGACACCAACTCATCACACCCAGACAACCCGCCACAATACACACTCCGATCCATCGTGCCATAGGCTCCTCCGTCTCAGGAATGATCTCTCCGAACCCATGCCCGCGACCTGCCGTAAGACAAGCCTAGCAGAGGATCGGAGTTCGTCAGAAATTTAGCGGTATTAGGGTTCTTTTTGTCCGTCTGCCGCCGGGGATGGGGCGGGAAGCGCTTTGGGTGCGCGTGGCAGCACACGATACTCGATCAACCGGCAAGTACAGAACGAAACCTGCCGCCATTCGGCAGTAATTTTCACGATCGCCGATCCGCAGATCGTGCACCCCAGCGCCCGGGGATCACGCTTGATCGTCCAGCGGGGAATCGTGATGCGTTCGGCGTCGACCGGTTCCTGTTCCATGCAGGCTCTATCGGTCCGCCGTTTTAAAATCTAAAGAGGCAATTTCTTCCGGCCCCCCTTTGCCCTTGATGCCACAGGCCTGCTCGCATATATAATAGGCCCGCATCGGTACTGCGCCTTCCATCACTGCAAGCGCGCAGGTTTACAAGGAGTATCGCCATGGCTGCACAGACATTATTCGAAAAAATCTGGAACGACCACGTGGTTCGAGCGGAACCAGACGGAACCACGTTGCTCTATATCGACCGCCACTTAGTGCATGAAGTGACCTCTCCGCAGGCGTTTGAAGGGTTGGCCGTGGCAGGCCGGACCCCACGCAGACCGGGCGCCGCGCTGGCCGTCCCCGACCATAACGTCCCGACGACCGATCGCCGCGTGGCCATCGCCGACCCGATCAGCGCAAAACAAATTCAGACGTTGGACGATAATTGCCACACATTCGGCATCACGATGTTCGGCATGAACGATATTCGACAGGGTGTGGTCCATGTCATCGGCCCTGAGCAGGGGTTCACGCTGCCGGGCATGACGATCGTCTGCGGCGATTCACACACCTCGACCCATGGAGCCTTCGGAGCGCTGGCGTTCGGTATCGGCACCAGCGAGGTCGAACATGTGCTGGCCACGCAATGCCTGGTTCAGAAACGCCCCAAAACCATGGAAGTCCGCGTCGACGGGCAGCTGTCGCCCCGCTGCTCCGCCAAGGATGTCATTCTGGCCATCATCGGAAAAATCGGCACGGCCGGCGGAACCGGGTACGTGATCGAGTACACTGGATCGGCTATTCGCGCGCTCAGCATGGAAGGCCGTATGACCCTCTGCAACATGTCCATCGAGGGCGGAGCCCGCGCCGGCATGGTGGCACCTGACGAGACGACCTTTGCCTATATCAACGGCCGCCCGATGGCTCCGAAGGGTGCCCTCTGGGATCAAGCCGTGACGGCGTGGCGACACCTCGTCACCGATCCCGGCGCGAAGTATGACGCCGTCGTGGAGTTGCAGGCGGAAACGATCGCACCACAAGTTACCTGGGGCACCAGCCCGGGGATGGTCACCGGAGTGGACGGGAACGTGCCGGACCCTCGCACCATGGGAGACGACAAACTCCGCCAGGCGACGGAACGAGCCCTCGAATACATGGCGTTGCTGCCCGGCATGCCGATCCGCGACATCAAGATCGACAAGGTGTTCATCGGATCCTGTACCAACTCCAGGATTGAAGACCTCCGCCTGGCCGCTTCCTTCGCCAAGGGCAAAAAAGTCGCCAGTACCGTGCACGCCATGGTGGTCCCGGGATCGGGGCTGGTGAAGCAACAGGCGGAACAAGAAGGACTGGATCGTATCTTCAAGGAATCGGGATT from Nitrospira sp. encodes:
- a CDS encoding FAD-dependent oxidoreductase — its product is MSSQLSHMPERRHDVVVIGGGSAGYAAARTARDAGADVAIVDQGPLGGLCILRGCMPTKTILRSAEIMALMKRAREFGLNPVTAQADLSAIVDRKNRLVQEFADYRIAALRDPRFTLYESRAEFLSPHDIRAGEVQIRGGTFVIATGSSAANVAIPGLDEAGYLTSDEMLDVRRPPVSLLVLGGGLVAVEFAQFFARIGTKVTMLQRGTTLLSDMDEDIGQALAEAFRGEGIDVITGVSFQRVTSTPSERTVHFLQGGVVHTRSAETILQALGRRPNLKGLNLEAAGVRMVDGRLVVGGDMRTSQPHIFAVGDVNDLTPIVHLAIQQGETAAFNATHPNEPARVIDHRLDTEVVFTEPQVAVAGMSERQCHDEAIPYLTASYPFADHGKAMCMGAAHGFVKLLCCPDDGALLGAQIVGPEAGELIHELIAVMYFHGTAQDLLRIPHYHPTLAEIVTYPAESIVEQMGRA
- a CDS encoding DUF1653 domain-containing protein; its protein translation is MMKPGRYRHYKGNDYEVLGVARHSETEEKYVVYRQLYGAGELWIRPLGMFLESVTVGETVVPRFRRLEEGPA
- a CDS encoding MEKHLA domain-containing protein; protein product: MDDPSQVWSQPSVVEWSQLLLNSYRHWVGRELMPRTGGPEEQAHALFMAPVVVVSHGTQEDPILNYGSHLALTLWETTWELLLQTPSRLTAEAVNRAEREWMLERARAKGYVDNYRGVRISHSGRRFLIESAIVWSVIDAAGRRQGQAATFSRWTFL
- the leuC gene encoding 3-isopropylmalate dehydratase large subunit is translated as MAAQTLFEKIWNDHVVRAEPDGTTLLYIDRHLVHEVTSPQAFEGLAVAGRTPRRPGAALAVPDHNVPTTDRRVAIADPISAKQIQTLDDNCHTFGITMFGMNDIRQGVVHVIGPEQGFTLPGMTIVCGDSHTSTHGAFGALAFGIGTSEVEHVLATQCLVQKRPKTMEVRVDGQLSPRCSAKDVILAIIGKIGTAGGTGYVIEYTGSAIRALSMEGRMTLCNMSIEGGARAGMVAPDETTFAYINGRPMAPKGALWDQAVTAWRHLVTDPGAKYDAVVELQAETIAPQVTWGTSPGMVTGVDGNVPDPRTMGDDKLRQATERALEYMALLPGMPIRDIKIDKVFIGSCTNSRIEDLRLAASFAKGKKVASTVHAMVVPGSGLVKQQAEQEGLDRIFKESGFEWREAGCSMCLAMNADVLQPGERCASTSNRNFEGRQGAGGRTHLVSPAMAVAAAVEGHFVDIRHWS